One window of the Trifolium pratense cultivar HEN17-A07 linkage group LG2, ARS_RC_1.1, whole genome shotgun sequence genome contains the following:
- the LOC123910830 gene encoding probable membrane-associated kinase regulator 1 — protein sequence MYDVVEKKREEMGKRRSRVKESKSYTLPSSPSHSFSSSSSSDFEFTISISPRKSSNNLCPADELFYKGQLLPLHLSPRISMVRTLLLSSSSTSSATSSSTAPRDSTGSSASNDSTTSFISDLALFPDSCDSSRPSSVTEDDELKRLHHIHNNNSSSSSNNNNRSNSQLKKPNKYFSLSRFSSVFRKETVAKTREVAETVANSTTTTTNTVTNNSSVKRMSVTAKEVIRKYFKKVKPLYEKLSQKQQQTVEDATNITNTTTLTTTTVMSLLQKTERSEKESKKENVGMLSHSFSGNLRYPRKRSCVSSCPSSMRSSPSHSGVLSQKGVLRSAVYGDRDASSMEELQSAIQGAITHCKNSLIPNN from the coding sequence atgtatgatgtagtagagaaaaaaagagaagagaTGGGAAAGAGAAGAAGTAGAGTCAAAGAATCTAAATCATACACACTTCCTTCATCACCATCACACTCATtctcatcatcttcttcctcagattTCGAATTCACTATCTCCATTTCACCTCGCAAATCTTCAAACAATCTCTGTCCTGCAGATGAACTCTTCTACAAAGGCCAACTCTTACCTCTCCATCTTTCACCTCGTATCTCTATGGTCCGTACTCTTCTCCTCTCTTCCTCCTCCACTTCCTCAGCCACTTCCTCCTCCACTGCTCCCCGTGACTCCACCGGGAGCAGTGCTTCAAATGATTCCACCACTTCTTTCATCAGTGATCTTGCTCTGTTTCCTGATTCTTGTGATTCTTCTCGACCCAGTTCAGTAACAGAAGACGATGAATTGAAACGACTTCATCATATTCATAACAACAATTCCTCATCCtcctccaacaacaacaacagatCTAATTCACAGTTGaagaaaccaaacaaatatttttctctATCTAGATTTTCCTCTGTTTTTCGCAAAGAAACTGTTGCTAAAACCCGCGAAGTAGCAGAAACCGTTGCTaatagtactactactactactaatacTGTTACTAACAATTCATCGGTGAAACGAATGAGTGTTACTGCTAAAGAggttataagaaaatatttcaagaaGGTGAAACCATTGTACGAGAAACTttcacaaaaacaacaacaaactgtAGAAGATGCTACAAATATTACAAATACAACAACGTTAACTACTACAACGGTTATGTCTCTGTTGCAAAAAACAGAGAGATCTGAGAAAGAAAGTAAGAAAGAGAATGTAGGTATGTTATCTCATTCATTTTCGGGGAATTTAAGGTATCCAAGAAAAAGAAGCTGTGTTTCAAGTTGTCCTTCATCGATGAGATCTTCACCTAGTCATTCAGGTGTTCTTTCACAAAAGGGTGTTCTTCGTTCTGCTGTTTATGGTGATAGAGATGCTTCTTCCATGGAAGAGTTACAGAGTGCTATTCAAGGTGCTATTACTCATTGCAAAAACTCTTTGATTCCAAATAATTAG